The genomic window GTAATGAATGAAAGTTACGTACAGTCCTACAGTCGTGTTTGTTGGTACTTGGTGTCTTGTTGTACGAGCCtcaaggcgcggctccaccgcggtgcacggagaggctacgcacgtgtattaagcttcgctttgtaagaaaatgtatgtggttgtgtccactgcaacccacggagaggctacgcatgaattgacgtcattgatacacgcgtggcttgctcgaataggcggttacatagctcaacgctgtcaacgtgagtctacgtttccactggagtactcgaataagacccacgactatgtacagctcggttaagGCGCGgttccaccgcagtgcacgctgtgcacggacacgcggcgcattttagctgcgtgtattcatttgtttgacaacgtgggtctacgtttccactgaagtacacgaatatgacccacgactatgtatagcgtggcacggcgcacgggtagacccacgctgacagcgttgagctacgtaaccgcttattCGAGCAAGCTATGCGTGTGTCAATGATCATCAATCTCACTTTCGGATTCATCGTCAGAAGAACTGTCTAGCAAAGTCAGTACCAATGCCATTCTATGAGTACCTCGATACGATATATGTATACGAGAAACACGAAACGCGTCCGTTCCACAACGTGAATGACTgaaaactgctctgcgataaccgagctgtacatagtcgtgggtcttattcgtgtactccagtggaaacgtagacccacgttgacagcgttgagctatgtaaccgcctattcgagcaagccacgcgtgtatcaatgacgtcaattcatgcgtagcctctccgtgggttgcagtggacacaaccacatacattttcctACAAAGCGAaacttaatacacgtgcgtagcctctccgtgcaccgcggtggagccgcgcctttatcgcagagcagttgttgtaagcggttacgtagctcaacgctgtgagcgtgggtctacccgtgcgccgtgccacgctatacatagtcgtgggtcatattcgtgtacttcagtggaaacgtagacccacgttgtcaaacaaatgaatacacgcagctaaaatgcgccgcgtgtccgtgcacagcgtgcactgcggtggagccgcgcctttaagTACGCATGTGTGTGTTGTGCACGCTTTTCTCAGTTCAAAAACTTTCATTGGATTTTTGTTGACCGTGGACATAAAATAAGCCAACTAAGGCATAATAATCATTGAAATgttaatgtaattttgaatagtggtgtattaaaatgtatttaaaattaaacaacctGGGTTTTTCGGTCAATAAACCCGAAAGCCgagaaaaaacatatttttatcgcATAAGTGAATTTCTGCGCCGAGTTTCCGAACGTAACTAATGTCAGTCAAGTCAAGTAAAATGTGACGGGTGCCCCATGTTTTGCCTTTTGTAATTTACttgttgattttattataagaaTTTAATGAGAATTTAGTGAACAATTGTTATATCACAGCGAGGACAGCTATGTTATAGTTTTACAAGTGCACACAGTGTTGGCAAGTCGACGTAACGCTTTCACGGCCGCCGATTGTTCAGGTAACGGTATTTACTTATGACAACGTCGATATTTTCTCGGAATCTTATACTTGTTTGGTTTTTATTGATTGTAATCTCATTATGTGACCTTTGACACGTTAATTAGTCGCTGTAGTTGCAAATAATCATGTTTGTGTATGTAGCGATTGCGTGGTCAAATATTTGGGCAACACTTGGGATTTCGCGAAGCGGAACTTGTATCTAATGACAAGTGCACGGCGGGCGCTCGACTGCTATTTGAATAATTCTCGACtttgaattgtaaataaattaaatttctttATTCTCTTGAATTTAAGTTAGGCGAAGTACATATATTTCCATTTGCCAACAACGATATTttacaacattatttacattgaGCAAGTGAGCACGCATTGACCTTATTAGTTGTAACTTACAAATCAAGTACTTGCTAAATTAGACCTGGCCGTAACCTTTTGACATGAGTTTATTGATCTTCACCAGAGCCTTCAGCATCTTGTTGCACCTGAGCGAGTGGCTTGTAGAACCTGGTGTAGATGTTCTCTAAGAACAGCAGGCGTTGGTGATTGGGCGGCACGATGATCTTGACGGTGTCATCAAACTGTAGCAGCGGAACTTCAGCAATGTGTAGGGGCTTTTGTAGAGGTTGCCAAATGAGCGGGATCAGTGTGCTTGTCAGTGGAGTTGGATCACTAAAACAAACATTCACATTATAATATTGCTCTTCATTTTACATTAAGTAAAAACTcaccaatttttttaaagtatgtgTTTAGAAAATGCagtatttttgtaatgtatAGACATTATATAGATCGTAGAATTTGTTGCATCACGATTGAGTACATTAAAGTTCCTTAAAAGGCAAATCTAATACATCTTATTACTTAATCAGCTTAGAAAGAATATACTGGCTACTTAACACCTACCCTATCCTTATAAAGTTTCTCAGCAAAACCATCAACTTTTCTAGAACTATTTCAGTATGCTCTtcatctttataaaaataatccaGCAGTGTGTCAAAGTTACCAGTTAATGATCCCTCCAGTGTCACAATTGTTTTCGTCAAATTAAATTTCATAACATAAACAGGATATGAATTTTTGTCTGCAAATACCATTGCCATTTTTATAATAGGGTATGCAGTCAATATGTCATAAATATAGTCAGCATAGCTCTGAGCCATGTTGGCTCGTGTGAAGTCCTTGgagaaataaaactgtttaataATTTCCCCTACTCTATGTTTCGTTTTATGGTCATCAAACTCTAAATTATTTGGTAGCAAAAACTCAAAAATAGCAGGTGGATTTTGAAATTTCTCCATTTCTTGTATAACTGATACAATCTCTTTTTCTGTGAATGTTATTAGCATTGGCACATTGTGGAAACGCCCATCTTTAAGTTTTGTTAGGGGATCCATGtctataatattatgaatagagTCAGATGAGTTCTCAACGCATGGTAGAAACATTTCAGTAATCCTGGCCAAGTCGTCGGCTGAGGCTTTTACATAGAAGTTGTACAGTTCTTCTGGCTCGTTTGAGCCGTCATAACCCAAAGAAGTAGCTCCATTGTAAGCTACAGTAAGAGGGTCATATGCCATGGAAATAGGAGACAGCACAGAACCTGACTCAAGAATGACTTTATGCAGAAGTCCTTGCTCTAGTCCTGACAGTAGGAGAAGCTGTACTGCTTCGGCGCCAGCACCAGTGCCGTACACGGTGACGTCGCGCGGGTTCCCGCCAAACTCTGCGATGTTCATGTGTACCCAGTAAAGCATTGCGATCTGGTCCTTCAACCCGGCGTTCCCGGGGGCTTCTGGAATTCTCAGGCAGAGGAAGCCTAGAGCTCCGAGTCGGTAGTTGAAGGTGACGATCACAAAACCTTCCTCGATTAGTCCATTTAGAGGCTGATATGCTCCCCAGCTGCAATGAAATAGTTTTGTCAAAGGGATGCATGCAGGCATCATTAAGCACTAAAGATCCGGGAATTATCTTTATCACATTTGTAATTTTtcgtaatacataatatatcatattaaaattattatacctcGTGTGACAATTTATATCCTAACCTAGGTATATTGAGTATCTGTGTCCCAACCGCAAATATTGTTAGACCACATTTTATCTAATATGTTTTACTTTGTGAAATCCCCAGTTAGTCATCAAGCCCGCTGTCTGAGACAGCCTACAGCTTTAAGCGACTTATTTCAAAGATATTCGAAAAAAAATgcgttttttataaaaaactacagtgttttatttcattatcaaGAATTCGGAACCAATCGAATCTTTCCTGATTAGGTTATGTATCGTCTTCCAAATATCCGAAAGAATATTCCGTTTAGTTTTGAAGGATTCTTGTCCTTAAGAATATAAACAACTCATTATTACATACTAACAAAAATCTGCCTTCATTTTGTAATCTAAACACCGAAATTCCTTCATCGTAAGATTAAAAGATGCGCATAGTCTCGGGAATCATATCATTTGATATAAATAGTAACGTATTGAGACTAGCATCAACAAATTCTGTATTTGTATAAGCAACATGAAATCGCACATCTTTgctgaataattttatatacagggtgtttggcgcatggaccgacacaattttttgggggattcgtgaggccatgtactagttttcactcatagacccaatgtcctatatgtcactgtattcgagatacgattttttttgtttgtttttaaaaattaccggaactatcacctttaaaacgctataacttttcagtccgttgtcgaatttacaccaaatcactttcattgcgttctctgat from Helicoverpa zea isolate HzStark_Cry1AcR chromosome 20, ilHelZeax1.1, whole genome shotgun sequence includes these protein-coding regions:
- the LOC124640240 gene encoding juvenile hormone esterase-like, which produces MLGAAWAALAASAALCALVARAEPRPHRDVPSSQGVVRGYLTPQPPHFAYYGLPYASPPTRAARFKDPTPPPKWDGIFEATHEVKCPQVNADGEENCLVVNVFTPEDATSLPVLVFVHDGYYQSGWGAYQPLNGLIEEGFVIVTFNYRLGALGFLCLRIPEAPGNAGLKDQIAMLYWVHMNIAEFGGNPRDVTVYGTGAGAEAVQLLLLSGLEQGLLHKVILESGSVLSPISMAYDPLTVAYNGATSLGYDGSNEPEELYNFYVKASADDLARITEMFLPCVENSSDSIHNIIDMDPLTKLKDGRFHNVPMLITFTEKEIVSVIQEMEKFQNPPAIFEFLLPNNLEFDDHKTKHRVGEIIKQFYFSKDFTRANMAQSYADYIYDILTAYPIIKMAMVFADKNSYPVYVMKFNLTKTIVTLEGSLTGNFDTLLDYFYKDEEHTEIVLEKLMVLLRNFIRIGDPTPLTSTLIPLIWQPLQKPLHIAEVPLLQFDDTVKIIVPPNHQRLLFLENIYTRFYKPLAQVQQDAEGSGEDQ